A segment of the Streptomyces sp. P9-A2 genome:
GGCGTACGTCACACCGTCGGAACCGGCACTCGCGAGCAGCTGGTCCATGACGGACATGGAGTCACGCACGGAGCCCGCGCCGGCCCGCACGACGAGCGGCAGCACTCCCTCTTCCACGTGGCTGTTCTCCTGCCCGCACACCTCGCCGAGGTAGTCCCTCAGGACCCCCGGCGGCACCAGCCGGAACGGATAGTGGTGCGTACGCGACCGGATCGTCCCGATGACCTTCTCGGGCTCGGTGGTCGCGAAGATGAACTTCAGATGCTCCGGAGGCTCCTCGACGACCTTGAGCAGGGCGTTGAAGCCCTGCGGGGAGACCATGTGGGCCTCGTCGATGATGTAGATCTTGTACCGGCTGCCGGCGGGCCCGAAGAACGCCTTCTCGCGCAGGTCACGGGCGTCGTCCACACCACCGTGGGAGGCGGCGTCGATCTCGATGACGTCGATCGAACCGGGCCCGTTGCGCGCGAGGTCCTGACAGGACTGGCACTCACCGCACGGCGTCGGCGTGGGACCCTGCTCGCAGTTCAGGCACCGGGCGAGAATGCGCGCGCTGGTCGTCTTGCCACAGCCTCGCGGACCACTGAACAGGTACGCGTGATTGACCCGGTTGTTCCGCAGCGCCTGCTGCAACGGGTCGGTGACATGTTCCTGCCCGATGACCTCGGCGAACGACTCCGGGCGATAACGGCGGTACAGCGCGAGAGACGACACGCCTACGAGGTTATAGGCGCCCACCGACAACCCACCCCGCCCCGCCCCACGGCGGAGGGACGGCACACGAAAGCGCCCCCCACGCACCCGCCAGAGCCGACCTACCCTTGCTGCCTTCCGGCCCTGGGGGAGTTCAGTCAGATAGCGCCACGTGAGGGGCTGCGCACAGGCTACCCCATGTCACGGGGGCAGAACGAGTTCGCAAGCACTCCTTCGGGTCATGTAATGTTCCTCCCGGAGGATTCGCCTAGTGGCCTAGGGCGCACGCTTGGAAAGCGTGTTGGGGGCAACCCCTCAAGGGTTCGAATCCCTTATCCTCCGCCAGTGCCTCACCGGGCACGAAATCGAAGGCCCCGACCGGGAAACCGGACGGGGCCTTCGGCGTTCCTCCGTACCCTCGCACCGAGGGCACGACCGCCGACCGACTCCTCAGATCTGCACCACGTGCACGTCCTTGGCGTCCAGAGCCTTCAGATAGGCATCGAGGTCGGCCGGATCGCTGGTGAAGACCACGGCACTGCCGTGTCGGGCCGCCGTCAGAGCCACCAGGGCATCCACGGCGTCCGGCCGCTTCTTCGGGGGCAGCTCTGCCGCACCAAGGGCGCTTCCGATGCGCTGCCATTCGGTGATGTCCGGGCCGGTGGCGCACATGATGCAGGCCGTCTGCCCCACGCTGGTGGGGCGCATGGCTGGGGCCGAACTACGAGCCTGCGGCACCGTGCAGTCCTTCATCACCCCGGCCAAGGCATGCACCGTGGCGGGGCTGGGCCGCCAGACTTGTGCCAGTACCGGTCCGAGCACGAGCGCCCGATGCGGCGTGCCCTGGAGGCCGGCGTGCAGACGCACGGCCTTCGCCTTGCGATCCGCGAGCGCAATCAGCATGCCGGTGTCGTAGACCGGCACCCGGGCAGTCACGCCGCGTTACCGGATCGGGTAGCAGGACCATCTGCGCCATAGACGAGCCCCATGGCCTCCTGCACCTCCTGCCGCTCTTGCTCCGTGAGGTCGTCGTCAGCGACTTCAGGCAGCGGTGCCAGTGCCGCAGCCTCCGCCTCAGCTGCCGCGATCACCGCGTCAAGTCGGGCGAACTGCGCCTCGGCCGCTTCCGCCTCGGCCATCTGCCGGGTCGCAGCGTTGACGAGATAAGCGGAAACATCCATGCCGGCCCGCTCCGCGTGAGTCCGGATGCGCTCGGCATGATCACTGTCCAGGCTGATACTGATCCTCGTCTTCGGCATACCAGAAGTGTATGACGCGTATTACGACCCCGCCAGGCATTCCTCCCGACGAAGGCCGGCGACTCAGGCTGTCACGACTCGACCACGGTCGCCCGAGCTCTGCCCGACAAGGTTCGCGGTCTCAGTCCTGGTCTCGTTCACCGCTGTACGGCGCCATCCGACCGTGCGGCAGTTCCGTCACCCGCCGCAGACCATGACGCACCTGATCGCCGCCGGACGGCCTGACGAAGACTTGGAAAGCGTGTTGGGGGCAACCCCTCAAGGGTTCGAATCCCTTATCCTCCGCCAGTGCCTCACCGGGCACGAAATCGAAGGGCCCCGCAGCTTGCTGCGGGGCCCTTCGACGTTCCGGAAGGATGTGTCGCCCTCGCCTGGAACCGTGCATCGCCGACTGCCCCGCCACGGCCGAACCAGCACGACTTGATCTTCACGACCGGTCATCGTTGCGCTGAACCGCCGAACGAAGCCCGCAAGCCGCCCACCCCACCGGCTCGCACATGCCATTGACGCCGGCCAGGCCATCACCGTCCAGCGCGTCGCCGCCCCGGACGACCGAACCGTGCGCACCCTCACCTCCGCCCCGGCCACCCACGAGGCGCCGAGCGTTTTTCGCCCCTTCCCTCATTCCACAGCGTCATGAGCGGCACGCCCCGAACGAAAGGGAAGATGGTATCGACAGGGATAGTATCCCGATTGAAACTATCTTCTACGGAAGGTCCGCCATGCGCCGCTTCATCGGACGGGGCCGCGAGCTGAACATCCTCGGCAACGCCTTGCAGGCGGTTCATGATGCCGTCGGGTCGGCGAAACCCGGCCAGTGCATCCTCATGCGCGGACGAAGGCGGGTCGGCAAGTCCAGCCTCGTCGAGGAATTCCTCCAGCGCACCGAGGCGCCGTACCTTTTCTTCACCGCGGCGGGCGGCACCGCGGAGGACGAGCTGACGGAGTTGCTCGATGCCGTCGCCAGATCCACCCTTCCGGAGCGGGAACTGTTCTCGGAGGAGACCCCGGAGCAGTGGAACGCGGCATTCCGGCTGCTCGCGGAGCTCCTTCCCGACGACAGCCCAAGCGTGGTCGTCATCGATGAGGTGCCGTATCTCATGGATCGCGTCGACGCCTTCGAGGGCATGCTCCAGCGGGCGTGGGACCGCCTGCTCAGCCGCAAACCCGTGCTCCTCCTCCTGGTCGGATCCGACCTGTCGATGATGGAGTCGCTGAACAGCTACGACCGCCCCTTCCACCAGCGGGGCCGGGAAATGGTCGTGGGGCCGCTGAACCCGGCCGACATCGGCGAGATGCTCGGTCTTCCGCCCGCCGCCGCCTTCGACGCCGCCTTGATCACGGGCGGTCTCCCGCTGATCTGTGCGGAGTGGCGGCCCGGAGCGGACGTCTGGGAGTTCCTCCGTGACTCGCTGGACAACCCGACCTCGGCACTGCTGGTCTCCGCCGAGCGCTCCCTGGCCGCGGAGTTCCCACCACAGGCGATGAGCAGGGAAGTCCTGCGGGCCATCGGAAGCGGGGAGCGAACCTTCACCAACATCGCGCGCGCCGCCGGCGGCATCGCCCACACCACTCTCACCCGGGCCACGGACGTCCTGACCGAGAAGCGGGTGGTGGCAGCCGAACTACCCCTCTCGCTGCGGCCGTCGAGGGAACGGCGCTACCGAGTTGCCGACCCTTATCTGCGGTTCTGGCTCGCGTTCCTGGATCCGCATATGGCGGAAATCGAACGGATGCGGGGAGACCTCACGCTGAGCCGGATCAAGGAGCGGTGGACGAGCTGGCGGGGCCGTGCGGTCGAACCCCTGGTCCGGGAATCCCTCGCACGCCTCCTGCCGGACGGGCTCCTGCCCGCCGCCCCGGCGATCGGCGGTTACTGGACCCGCAGCAACGACATCGAAATCGACCTGGTGGGCGCCGATCGGCAGCCGGTGGCGAAGCAGTTGCTCTTCCTCGGCTCGGTCAAGTGGCTGGAGAATTCCGCGTTCGACGACCACGACCTTGCCGCGCTGCAGAAGCACCGGGCCGCGATCACCGACGAGCCGGTACCGCTCGTGGCGGTCTCACGCAACGGAACCAGCTGTTCCGGGCTCCGGGCGGCATACGGACCCGACGTACTGCTCAGCGCCTGGCGCAGGGCATGACCAGGGCCTGGGCTCCCCCGGTTGCAGTTCT
Coding sequences within it:
- a CDS encoding ATP-binding protein — protein: MRRFIGRGRELNILGNALQAVHDAVGSAKPGQCILMRGRRRVGKSSLVEEFLQRTEAPYLFFTAAGGTAEDELTELLDAVARSTLPERELFSEETPEQWNAAFRLLAELLPDDSPSVVVIDEVPYLMDRVDAFEGMLQRAWDRLLSRKPVLLLLVGSDLSMMESLNSYDRPFHQRGREMVVGPLNPADIGEMLGLPPAAAFDAALITGGLPLICAEWRPGADVWEFLRDSLDNPTSALLVSAERSLAAEFPPQAMSREVLRAIGSGERTFTNIARAAGGIAHTTLTRATDVLTEKRVVAAELPLSLRPSRERRYRVADPYLRFWLAFLDPHMAEIERMRGDLTLSRIKERWTSWRGRAVEPLVRESLARLLPDGLLPAAPAIGGYWTRSNDIEIDLVGADRQPVAKQLLFLGSVKWLENSAFDDHDLAALQKHRAAITDEPVPLVAVSRNGTSCSGLRAAYGPDVLLSAWRRA